The following nucleotide sequence is from Cytobacillus luteolus.
GATAAGTTTGATTTATCTTATGATGTAAAATTTTCTACCTATGCTGTTCCAATGATTATTGGTGAAATACAAAGATTCATTCGTGACGATGGTACTGTAAAAGTGAGTCGATCTTTAAAGGAAACGGGGAATAAAATTCGTAAAGCTAAGGATGATTTGTCCAAGCGATATGGACGAGTTCCGACAGTTGCTGAAATTGCAACTTACCTTGAGATTACTCCTGAGGATGTAGTTCTTGCGCAAGAGGCAAGTCGTACACCTTCTTCTATTCACGAAACTGTTTATGAAAATGACGGTGACCCAATCACTTTGCTTGATCAGATTGCAGATAATAGCGAAAATAAGTGGTTTGATAAAATCGCCTTAAAAGAAGCAATAAGAGAGTTGGACGAAAGAGAACGATTAATCGTGTATCTTAGGTATTATAAAGATCAAACTCAATCAGAGGTAGCCTCTAGGTTAGGGATATCTCAGGTCCAAGTCTCAAGGTTAGAAAAGAAAATACTGCAGCAAATGAAAGATCGAATGGGCGACTAGCCCGTTCGATTTTTTTTTGTACCATTTTTTTGCAGGTAGAGGTAATTAATGGAGGTTACAGTTCTTTTGTATTTAAAAATTAACAACAACCATACTAACTTATACAAGGAAATCAATGTGTAGGATGTGATTGTGATGGAAAATACGATGTATTTACGACTTTATAATCGTATTAAAGTACGTCCAAATGAAACCATCGTAATTAGCGATATTGCACAGATTGTTGCTCATCCAAAGTTTAAACAGGATGTCGAAAACCTAATTATTTATAAGATATCGTTACAGGACAAAAACTATGTGGTTATTGATATTACTAAGGTATTAGAACAAATTCGTAACAACTTTCCAAACTTGGAAATACAACCACTTGGTCCATCTCAATCATTAATTGAAATTATTATTGAAAGAAAGGCCATTACACCAGTCTTTTTTATTGCAATATGGTTATTGTTATTTTTTGGTGCAGCCTTGACGATTTTAAACTTTCACGAGGATGTAAGTATGCAGGAGGTACATCAGCGAATTTATACCATTATTACTGGAAAAGAGGAATATAAACCTTTGCTACTGCAGATCCCTTATTCCATCGGCCTGGGTCTGGGAATGATATTGTTTTTTAATCATATTTTTAGAAAACGAATTAATGAAGAACCTAGTCCACTTGAAGTTGAAATGTTCAACTATCAACAAGCGTTAGATCAATATATGATAATGACAGAAAATAAGAAAGCTAATGGAAGAACAAATGGCAGTTAAGGTCCTTCTTATCATTTTTATCGGATTTGCAGGTGGATTAGCAGTTGGAGCGGGTTTTGTTGCTTTCCTTGCTGTGTTAGGAATAATACCAAGAGTGACTCAGTTAACAAAAACAGCAAGATATATCCATTTGTATGAGTGGGGTGTTATTTTAGGGGCCTTTGCAGGAGGCTGGTCTAGCCTTAGAGATACGATGCTGTACGTTTCGAAGTTTTTATTAATTCCTATTGGTTTAGCTTGTGGAATTTTTGTTGGGATGCTAGCTGCAGCCTTAACTGAAGTACTGAACGTATTACCAATCTTAGCAAAACGAATAGGACTAGATAAAAAAATTGTGATTCTGGTAATGGCAATTGTATTTGGAAAGATAGCAGGATCTTTGTTCCACTGGATTTATTATGTCGATCTATAAAGTTAGATAGAAGGGCAGGAACACATTATGGGAAAGATGAAGGATAATTATAAAAATAGTATTAAAACCTATCAACCTAAGCCTCCCTATTTACTTAACTGTGTAAAGGCTTTTGTCATTGGTGGGCTAATATGTACTTTCGGAGAGCTTATTCAAAATTTCTATATAAACGTATTTGACTTCTCTGAAAAGTCAGCAGGTAATCCAACTATAGCCACATTAATTTTGATTGCTTCAATCTTAACAGGGCTGGGTGTCTACGATAAAATTGGGCAATTTGCAGGTGCTGGAACAGCAGTTCCGGTTACAGGCTTTGCAAACTCAATGACGAGTGCAGCAATAGAACATAGAAGTGAAGGGATCGTGCTCGGTGTAGCAACGAACATGTTCAAACTTGCTGGAAGTGTCATTGTCTTTGGAGTGGTAGGAGCCTATATCGTCGGTATTATTAGATACCTATTTACGGTCACATTATCTTAGGAGGATGTGAAATTATGAGACTTGTCGGGAAACAAACATGGGTATATGAAAATGAACTCTATATAAATTCTTGTGGTACTTCAGTGGGTCCCAAAGAAGCTGCGGGTCCTCTAGGAAGTGTATTTGATGTAAAACATGATGACTTACATTGTGGTGAAGATAATTGGGAAATGGCTGAGAGGAGATTGATGGAACAATCAATAGATACCTGCTTAAAGAAAGTGAATCTCACACAGCAAGATATTGATTTACTTTTAGCGGGAGATCTTCTTAACCAAAATGTTACATCAAACTATGTTGCAAGGCACTTGCAAATCCCATTTCTATGTATGTTTGGAGCATGTTCTACTTCAATGGAAACACTCGCAATCGGTTCAGCCCTTGTAGATGCTGGATTTGCAAATAAACTAGTTGCTGCTACAAGTAGTCATAATGCAACGGCAGAAAGACAATTTAGATATCCTACTGAATATGGTGGGCAAAAACCAAGCTCAGCGACGTTCACAGTTACCGGTGCTGGTGCTGCTCTTGTGAGTAAAAACAAAGGACCAATAAAAATAACATCAGCAACAATTGGGAAAGTAAATGATCTTGGAATAACAAACCCTTTTGATATGGGCTCAGCAATGGCACCTGCTGCAGCAGATACGATAGCTCAACACTTCAAAGATTTAAATAGAACTCCTGATGATTTTGACCTAATTGTTACAGGTGATTTATCAAGTGTAGGAAGCCCGATTGTTAAAGAGTTACTAAAAGAAGAAGGATATGACTTAGGAACAAAGCATAATGACTGCGGGCTGATGATTTATTCACAGGGTCAAGATGTATTTGCAGGAGGAAGTGGGTGTGGTTGTTCCGCTGTTGTAACTTACGGTCATCTCGTAAAACAAATGATTCTCGGGAAATTAAATCGAGTCTTTGTTGTAGCGACTGGTGCACTTTTAAGCCCAACCATGATACAACAGAAAGAATCTATACCGGGAATTGCTCATGGTGTTGTGT
It contains:
- the sigF gene encoding RNA polymerase sporulation sigma factor SigF, with the protein product MDVEVKNEKSQTYLKDNEVKELIKRSQAGEQDARDLIVQKNMRLVWSVVQRFLNRGYEPDDLFQIGSIGLLKSVDKFDLSYDVKFSTYAVPMIIGEIQRFIRDDGTVKVSRSLKETGNKIRKAKDDLSKRYGRVPTVAEIATYLEITPEDVVLAQEASRTPSSIHETVYENDGDPITLLDQIADNSENKWFDKIALKEAIRELDERERLIVYLRYYKDQTQSEVASRLGISQVQVSRLEKKILQQMKDRMGD
- a CDS encoding stage V sporulation protein AA, producing MENTMYLRLYNRIKVRPNETIVISDIAQIVAHPKFKQDVENLIIYKISLQDKNYVVIDITKVLEQIRNNFPNLEIQPLGPSQSLIEIIIERKAITPVFFIAIWLLLFFGAALTILNFHEDVSMQEVHQRIYTIITGKEEYKPLLLQIPYSIGLGLGMILFFNHIFRKRINEEPSPLEVEMFNYQQALDQYMIMTENKKANGRTNGS
- a CDS encoding stage V sporulation protein AB, yielding MAVKVLLIIFIGFAGGLAVGAGFVAFLAVLGIIPRVTQLTKTARYIHLYEWGVILGAFAGGWSSLRDTMLYVSKFLLIPIGLACGIFVGMLAAALTEVLNVLPILAKRIGLDKKIVILVMAIVFGKIAGSLFHWIYYVDL
- the spoVAC gene encoding stage V sporulation protein AC, producing MGKMKDNYKNSIKTYQPKPPYLLNCVKAFVIGGLICTFGELIQNFYINVFDFSEKSAGNPTIATLILIASILTGLGVYDKIGQFAGAGTAVPVTGFANSMTSAAIEHRSEGIVLGVATNMFKLAGSVIVFGVVGAYIVGIIRYLFTVTLS
- the spoVAD gene encoding stage V sporulation protein AD, with protein sequence MRLVGKQTWVYENELYINSCGTSVGPKEAAGPLGSVFDVKHDDLHCGEDNWEMAERRLMEQSIDTCLKKVNLTQQDIDLLLAGDLLNQNVTSNYVARHLQIPFLCMFGACSTSMETLAIGSALVDAGFANKLVAATSSHNATAERQFRYPTEYGGQKPSSATFTVTGAGAALVSKNKGPIKITSATIGKVNDLGITNPFDMGSAMAPAAADTIAQHFKDLNRTPDDFDLIVTGDLSSVGSPIVKELLKEEGYDLGTKHNDCGLMIYSQGQDVFAGGSGCGCSAVVTYGHLVKQMILGKLNRVFVVATGALLSPTMIQQKESIPGIAHGVVLERAEGGEE